The Sciurus carolinensis chromosome 18, mSciCar1.2, whole genome shotgun sequence genome contains a region encoding:
- the Nthl1 gene encoding endonuclease III-like protein 1 isoform X1, translated as MSVGLRMVTRSRSRTPRAGPRAGGEEPASIPSQEVAAEGRKSHRPVKYRQKPQRLHVAYEALDGVKGEEAEPLKFPAWEPQGWQQQLANIRTMRSKKDAPVDQLGAEHCYDPNAPPKVRRYQVLLSLMLSSQTKDQVTAGAMQRLRARGLTVDRILQMDDGTLGELIYPVGFWRNKVKFIKQTSAILQQHYDGDIPATVAELVALPGVGPKMAHLAMAVAWGTISGIAVDTHVHRIANRLRWTQRPTKSPEETRAALEEWLPRELWSEINGLLVGFGQQTCLPVHPHCQTCLNQALCPTAQGL; from the exons ATGAGTGTGGGGTTGAGGATGGTGACCCGCAGCCGGAGCCGCACTCCGCGAGCCGGGCCACGCGCGGGTGGGGAGGAGCCCGCGTCAATCCCGAGCCAAGAAGTGGCGGCAG aaggaagaaaaagccaCAGGCCTGTGAAGTATCGGCAGAAGCCACAGAGGCTGCATGTGGCCTATGAGGCCTTGGATGGTGTGAAAGGTGAGGAGGCTGAGCCCCTCAAGTTTCCTGCCTGGGAGCCCCAGGGATGGCAGCAGCAGCTAGCCAACATCCGCACCATGAGAAGCAAGAAGGATGCTCCTGTGGACCAGCTGGGGGCTGAGCACTGCTATGATCCCAATGCTCCTCCAAAG GTGCGGAGGTACCAAGTGCTGTTGTCGTTGATGCTCTCCAGCCAAACCAAAGACCAGGTGACTGCAGGTGCCATGCAGCGACTGCGGGCCCGGGGCCTGACAGTGGACCGCATCCTGCAGATGGACGATGGCACATTGGGCGAGCTCATCTACCCTGTGGGCTTCTGGAGG AACAAAGTAAAGTTCATCAAGCAGACCAGCGCCATCCTGCAGCAGCACTATGATGGAGACATCCCAGCCACTGTGGCCGAGCTGGTAGCACTGCCAGGCGTTGGGCCGAAGATGGCACACTTGGCTATGGCTGTGGCCTGGGGCACCATATCGGGCATAG CAGTGGATACACATGTGCACAGAATTGCCAACCGACTGAGGTGGACCCAGAGGCCAACCAAGTCCCCAGAGGAGACCCGAGCTGCCCTGGAAGAGTGGCTGCCCAG GGAACTGTGGAGCGAGATCAATGGGCTGTTGGTGGGTTTTGGCCAGCAGACTTGTCTGCCTGTCCACCCTCACTGCCAGACCTGCCTCAACCAGGCTTTGTGCCCCACTGCCCAGGGCCTCTGA
- the Nthl1 gene encoding endonuclease III-like protein 1 isoform X2 has product MRSKKDAPVDQLGAEHCYDPNAPPKVRRYQVLLSLMLSSQTKDQVTAGAMQRLRARGLTVDRILQMDDGTLGELIYPVGFWRNKVKFIKQTSAILQQHYDGDIPATVAELVALPGVGPKMAHLAMAVAWGTISGIAVDTHVHRIANRLRWTQRPTKSPEETRAALEEWLPRELWSEINGLLVGFGQQTCLPVHPHCQTCLNQALCPTAQGL; this is encoded by the exons ATGAGAAGCAAGAAGGATGCTCCTGTGGACCAGCTGGGGGCTGAGCACTGCTATGATCCCAATGCTCCTCCAAAG GTGCGGAGGTACCAAGTGCTGTTGTCGTTGATGCTCTCCAGCCAAACCAAAGACCAGGTGACTGCAGGTGCCATGCAGCGACTGCGGGCCCGGGGCCTGACAGTGGACCGCATCCTGCAGATGGACGATGGCACATTGGGCGAGCTCATCTACCCTGTGGGCTTCTGGAGG AACAAAGTAAAGTTCATCAAGCAGACCAGCGCCATCCTGCAGCAGCACTATGATGGAGACATCCCAGCCACTGTGGCCGAGCTGGTAGCACTGCCAGGCGTTGGGCCGAAGATGGCACACTTGGCTATGGCTGTGGCCTGGGGCACCATATCGGGCATAG CAGTGGATACACATGTGCACAGAATTGCCAACCGACTGAGGTGGACCCAGAGGCCAACCAAGTCCCCAGAGGAGACCCGAGCTGCCCTGGAAGAGTGGCTGCCCAG GGAACTGTGGAGCGAGATCAATGGGCTGTTGGTGGGTTTTGGCCAGCAGACTTGTCTGCCTGTCCACCCTCACTGCCAGACCTGCCTCAACCAGGCTTTGTGCCCCACTGCCCAGGGCCTCTGA